A genomic window from Camelina sativa cultivar DH55 chromosome 2, Cs, whole genome shotgun sequence includes:
- the LOC104739349 gene encoding protein MEI2-like 1 (The sequence of the model RefSeq protein was modified relative to this genomic sequence to represent the inferred CDS: added 29 bases not found in genome assembly), whose product MPSDIMEQRGVSSPSHFREDIHITSERQFGFMKSDLMPENQGGRDRLSNLPKSSWANESYQLKPQSSFSGSHPSLIPNAKNTTNGSQWESSLFSSSMSDLFSRKLRLQGSDMLSPMSANRVVTHREEEPSESLEEIEAQTIGNLLPDEDDLFAEVMGEVGRKSRANAGDDLDEFDLFSSVGGMELEGDIFSSVSHRNGERGGNNSVGEHRRVEIPSRTLLVGNISSNVEECELKALFQQFGDIQPLHTAGKNRGFIMVSYYDIRAAQNAARTLHNKPLRGTKLDIRYSISKENPSENDTSKGALLVNNLDSSISNQELNRLVKSYGEIKEIRRTMHDNPQIYIEFFDVRAAEAALSGLNGLEVAGKQLQLVPTCPEGTRYTSHDAEGCLPKMSYSTTSSGHIGRHFPGMIPSTSIDGGSMRVIHNSVGSPVNSFIERHRSVSIPIGFPPSANAISASKPVGLQEHGHTFDNSNMGIQSMPNLHPHSFSEYVDNFANGSPYKSSAFSEMVSDGSKANEGFMIHNVRGVDGFNGGGIGSPMHQSSRRPNPNLWSNSNPQQHNPSSSMMWPNSPSHINSIPTQRPPVTVFSRAPPIMVNMSSSPVHHHIGSAPVLNSPFWDRRQAYVGESLESSGFHIGSHGSMGLPGSSPSHPMEIGSHKTFSHVGGSRMDINSQNAVLRSPQQLSHLFPGRSPMGSMPGSFDSPNERYRNLSHRRSESSSSNADKKLYELDVDRILHGDDRRTTLMIKNIPNKYTSKMLLSAIDEHCKGTYDFLYLPIDFKNKCNVGYAFINLIEPEKIVPFYKAFNGKKWEKFNSEKVATLTYARIQGKTALIAHFQNSSLMNEDKRCRPILFHTDGPNAGDQEPFPMGSNIRSRPGKPRTSSIDNYNSFSISSVSENREEPPNGTDPFLKEN is encoded by the exons ATGCCGTCTGATATAATGGAACAGAGAGGTGTTTCATCACCTTCCCATTTTCGTGAAGATATTCATATTACTTCTGAG AGGCAATTTGGGTTTATGAAATCAGACCTGATGCCTGAAAACCAAGGTGGTCGTGATAGACTTTCAAACCTGCCAAAGAGTTCCTGGGCTAATGAAAGTTACCAGCTGAAGCCACAATCTAGTTTTTCTGGGTCGCACCCTTCTCTTATCCCTAACGCAAAAAACACTACAAATGGTAGTCAGTGGGAAAGCAGTTTGTTTTCAAGCTCTATGTCTGACTTATTTAGTAGAAAAC TGCGGCTACAGGGAAGTGATATGCTATCCCCTATGTCTGCAAATAGAGTTGTTACCCACCGTGAGGAAGAACCTTCTGAATCTTTAGAAGAAATTGAGGCACAAACTATTGGAAATCTTCTCCCAGATGAAGATGATCTTTTCGCGGAAGTGATGGGTGAGGTTGGGCGTAAATCTCGTGCCAATGCTGGAGATGATTTGGATGAATTTGACCTCTTCAGCAGTGTTGGTGGCATGGAACTAGAGGgagatattttttcttctgtgaGTCACAGAAATGGGGAGAGAGGTGGCAATAATTCTGTTGGCGAACATCGTCGAGTGGAAATTCCATCCAGAACTCTTTTGGTCGGAAATATCAGTAGCAATGTCGAAGAGTGTGAACTGAAGGCCCTTTTTCAG CAATTTGGAGACATCCAGCCTCTTCATACAGCTGGCAAGAATCGTGGCTTTATCATGGTATCGTATTATGATATAAGGGCTGCTCAGAATGCGGCAAGAACACTCCATAATAAGCCGTTAAGAGGAACAAAACTTGACATTCGTTATTCTATCTCTAAG GAAAATCCTTCAGAAAACGATACAAGTAAAGGAGCCTTGCTGGTTAATAATCTCGATTCTTCTATTTCGAATCAAGAGCTCAATCGACTGGTCAAatcatatggagaaatcaaagaG ATTCGTAGAACCATGCATGATAACCCACAGATATACATAGAGTTCTTTGATGTTCGAGCTGCAGAAGCTGCTCTTAGTGGACTAAATGGACTTGAGGTTGCTGGGAAGCAGCTTCAACTTGTGCCAACCTGTCCAGAGGGTACAAG aTACACGTCACATGATGCTGAAGGGTGTCTACCTAAAATGTCTTATAGTACTACATCATCGGGACACATAG GGAGACATTTCCCAGGCATGATTCCTTCAACCTCCATTGATGGTGGATCTATGCGTGTTATTCACAATTCTGTCGGATCACCTGTGAATTCCTTTATTGAACGTCATCGAAGTGTCAGCATTCCTATTGGATTCCCACCTTCGGCAAACGCCATCTCAGCCAGCAAGCCTGTCGGACTTCAGGAGCATGGCCACACTTTTGATAATTCAAATATGGGGATCCAAAGCATGCCAAATCTTCATCCTCATTCCTTTTCAGAGTATGTCGACAACTTTGCAAATGGTAGTCCATATAAGTCCTCTGCATTTTCTGAAATGGTCAGTGATGGCTCAAAAGCAAATGAAGGCTTTATGATACACAATGTTCGTGGAGTGGATGGCTTTAATGGAGGGG GCATAGGATCTCCCATGCATCAAAGCTCCCGCCGCCCTAACCCTAATTTATGGAGCAACTCTAACCCTCAGCAACATAATCCGTCAAGTAGCATGATGTGGCCTAACTCGCCATCTCACATCAACAGCATTCCTACTCAACGCCCACCTGTTACTGTATTCTCTAGGGCACCTCCTATAATGGTGAATATGTCATCTTCCCCTGTGCACCACCACATTGGATCTGCGCCGGTATTAAACTCGCCTTTCTGGGACAGACGACAAGCCTATGTAGGTGAATCTCTAGAATCATCTGGCTTTCACATAGGTTCTCATGGTAGCATGGGGCTTCCTGGATCTTCACCCTCACATCCAATGGAAATTGGTTCTCATAAGACTTTCTCCCATGTTGGTGGGAGTCGCATGGATATAAATTCCCAAAA CTCATCTCTTTCCTGGAAGGAGTCCAATGGGTTCCATGCCAGGGTCCTTTGACTCGCCAAATGAACGATACAGGAATCTCTCTCACCGTAGAAGCGAATCTAGCTCTAGTAATGCGGATAAGAAACTGTATGAGCTTGACGTTGACCGTATATTACATGGGGACGACAGGAGGACAACGTTGATGATTAAAAACATTCCTAATAA GTATACTTCTAAGATGCTTCTATCTGCCATTGACGAGCACTGTAAAGGAACATATGATTTCCTATATTTGCCAATTGACTTCAAG AACAAATGCAACGTGGGATATGCTTTCATCAACCTTATTGAACCTGAAAAGATTGTCCCATTTTATAAG GCATTTAATGGCAAAAAGTGGGAAAAGTTCAATAGCGAAAAGGTGGCAACGCTTACGTATGCTCGTATCCAAGGGAAAACAGCTCTTATTGCCCATTTCCAGAATTCAAGCTTAATGAACGAAGACAAACGATGCCGGCCTATTCTCTTCCACACCGATGGTCCAAATGCTGGTGATCAG GAACCATTTCCAATGGGAAGCAACATACGGTCAAGACCAGGCAAGCCACGAACCAGTAGCATTGATAACTACAACAGCTTTAGCATTTCTTCCGTTTCTGAAAACCGAGAAGAACCTCCTAATGGCACTGATCCGTTCTTGAAGGAGAACTAA